The Mycolicibacterium flavescens genome has a segment encoding these proteins:
- a CDS encoding Protein of uncharacterised function (DUF732) — protein MTKKYAMKKLLTGLTLALTLSVGTTIGSAAPASADELSYLTAMSRLGITPTDGNYVTLLRVGYAICADKSMWVPLNTTVDNVAWHNNVTYTQAQAVVIAANTYLC, from the coding sequence ATGACCAAGAAGTACGCCATGAAGAAACTACTTACCGGCCTCACGCTGGCACTGACCCTGAGCGTCGGCACCACCATCGGATCCGCCGCGCCTGCGTCCGCCGACGAGTTGAGCTACCTGACCGCCATGTCTCGGCTCGGCATCACACCCACCGATGGCAACTACGTCACGCTGCTGCGCGTGGGTTACGCCATATGCGCGGACAAGTCGATGTGGGTCCCGCTCAACACCACCGTCGACAACGTCGCCTGGCACAACAACGTCACCTACACGCAAGCCCAGGCAGTGGTCATCGCAGCCAACACGTACCTCTGCTAG
- a CDS encoding putative protein kinase — translation MVYSHSYYDHQQPTVPWPDGYDDSDPKRNRRNPAVTASLSGGVAVLVLAVGVLLGLQLTESGPDDTAPPSPAPTVIASAPNVPAPTVPREPVGRSSRPPADSTRLDRSTYDALTAREFALMAKDPDAWAGRKVVLYGVITQFDSATGATSFRADTGPAPVTDVYDYDQNTMITARDADMVANFVEKDRVTMYVEVQGSMTYETQIGGSTTVPSMTANIIDSTSRPASRPAPTYPTAQPNVETASGNQLRAIAASDKPMVLATLADTWVPQLSSKRLGLVAEGRTWTHAAILAEHQQLRQAYPGARLLWAGDWSTFSDSNFWVTVAGPTFPTAEGALAWCRSGGFDRDHCFAKLISTTRPVEGSTDYNE, via the coding sequence ATGGTCTACTCGCACTCGTACTACGACCACCAGCAGCCGACCGTCCCGTGGCCCGATGGTTACGACGATTCAGATCCGAAGCGCAACAGGCGAAATCCCGCCGTCACCGCCTCACTCTCCGGGGGCGTCGCGGTGCTCGTCCTGGCGGTCGGCGTCCTGCTCGGCCTCCAGCTGACAGAATCCGGTCCCGACGACACGGCCCCACCAAGCCCGGCGCCAACCGTCATCGCCAGCGCTCCGAACGTCCCGGCGCCCACGGTGCCGCGGGAACCAGTCGGCCGTTCCAGCCGACCGCCGGCAGACTCCACGCGTCTGGACCGCTCGACCTACGACGCGCTGACCGCGCGGGAGTTCGCCCTCATGGCCAAGGATCCCGACGCGTGGGCGGGCCGAAAGGTTGTGCTGTACGGCGTGATAACGCAGTTCGACTCCGCGACGGGTGCGACGTCGTTCCGCGCGGACACCGGACCCGCCCCGGTGACGGATGTCTACGACTACGACCAGAACACCATGATCACCGCTCGCGACGCGGATATGGTCGCCAACTTCGTCGAGAAGGACAGGGTGACGATGTACGTCGAGGTGCAGGGCTCGATGACCTATGAGACACAGATTGGCGGATCGACGACTGTGCCGTCGATGACGGCCAACATCATCGACAGCACCAGCCGACCCGCGTCCCGACCGGCCCCGACGTACCCCACCGCACAACCTAATGTCGAGACCGCGAGCGGCAACCAACTACGCGCGATCGCTGCGAGCGACAAGCCGATGGTCCTGGCCACCCTCGCCGACACGTGGGTTCCGCAGTTGAGTTCCAAGCGGCTCGGATTGGTCGCCGAAGGACGCACGTGGACGCATGCGGCGATACTGGCCGAGCACCAGCAACTCCGACAGGCCTACCCGGGCGCTCGTCTCTTGTGGGCAGGGGACTGGTCGACCTTTTCGGATTCGAACTTCTGGGTGACGGTCGCCGGGCCTACGTTCCCGACCGCCGAGGGCGCCTTGGCTTGGTGCAGGAGCGGAGGCTTCGACCGCGATCACTGCTTCGCGAAGCTGATCAGCACGACCCGCCCGGTCGAGGGCAGCACGGACTACAACGAGTAG
- a CDS encoding putative metal-dependent hydrolase — MPEVAQHHDGYPKYRRMVRFDWSETPIHWVPGDPFSTHMMNVLHLLLPEGERHFIKAVLEASSLVEDPELEASIKPFIQQESWHAWAHQVVLDHLAEQGIDTKPYTDRLGRSLSMTLGDPPKFFPQPLKRWWLYRRLADVAALEHFTAVLGQWVLQNRGLDYARTDPVMLDLLRWHGAEEVEHRSLVFDVYQHVCGNYFIRAFSMLMTAPLFVGWWIAGARYLMANDPTIDQKWRFRDWLRAAREYKLPGPWNFLVTVPLRYMRPSHHPSHEANTQMAIDYLEHSPAARAARERAGSPSRQNTTATEMEGAGVR, encoded by the coding sequence ATGCCCGAAGTCGCACAGCACCACGACGGATACCCGAAGTACCGCAGGATGGTTCGCTTCGACTGGTCGGAGACGCCGATCCACTGGGTCCCCGGCGATCCGTTCTCCACGCACATGATGAACGTCCTGCATCTGCTCCTGCCCGAGGGTGAACGGCACTTCATCAAAGCCGTGCTGGAGGCGTCATCTCTGGTCGAGGATCCCGAACTCGAGGCGTCGATCAAACCGTTCATCCAGCAGGAGTCCTGGCACGCCTGGGCACACCAGGTGGTGTTGGACCACCTGGCCGAGCAGGGCATCGATACCAAGCCCTACACCGACCGGCTCGGCAGGTCCTTGTCGATGACATTGGGTGACCCGCCGAAGTTCTTTCCGCAGCCGCTGAAACGGTGGTGGCTCTACCGTCGGCTGGCCGATGTGGCCGCGCTGGAGCACTTCACCGCGGTGCTCGGCCAGTGGGTGCTGCAGAACCGCGGGCTCGACTACGCCCGCACCGATCCCGTCATGCTCGATCTGCTCCGCTGGCACGGCGCCGAGGAGGTCGAGCACCGCTCGCTGGTCTTCGACGTGTACCAGCACGTCTGCGGCAACTACTTCATCCGCGCGTTCTCGATGCTGATGACCGCGCCGCTGTTCGTCGGCTGGTGGATCGCCGGGGCGCGCTACCTCATGGCCAACGACCCGACCATCGACCAGAAGTGGCGATTCCGGGACTGGCTGCGAGCCGCGCGTGAGTACAAGCTGCCGGGTCCGTGGAACTTCCTTGTGACGGTGCCGCTGCGTTACATGCGTCCCAGCCACCACCCGAGCCACGAGGCCAACACCCAGATGGCCATCGACTACCTGGAGCACTCGCCGGCAGCGCGGGCCGCCCGCGAACGTGCGGGGTCACCGAGTCGGCAGAACACCACGGCGACAGAGATGGAAGGGGCCGGAGTGCGATGA